From Pelagicoccus enzymogenes, a single genomic window includes:
- a CDS encoding fibronectin type III domain-containing protein, translated as MKLLPDALTRHVQILAALTLAHSAQASVSLNWKDNSSNEDGFAIERSIDGIHFQEIGRVPADVDKFTDPNATEGKTFHYRVRAFNAFGFSGYTDTISATVAALVESASETIDRTLQTVSEESEKLLFNGQLLSASSLPTTTVGSSTIQDAYQYYDSLGLHALISLGSGLGPRSDSFKFTYLPIEQDCQIVVRVPFHSGGSPESACGIMVRSSLAPDSAYGAALLTANGAAQARWRPKNNDISQTRELLSSHPNTRYLKIRRRGSYCWLSASRDGYDWSPSSKVPVALGSTPLVGIFLASSGNTNSIAVLEILESTEPLLAPSLSYYRASGSQAAIGVESSQVSSTLDQATGLYKLTAQGRGFEQYHDQLNFYQWTGVGSCRIVAKIHAFVGDGTSARTGLSLRASLEPDSPIAAVTLNGYGKIETLTRSGDGAKITTLSGPELPAGCYLALERQGNTVSYQWSPNGVDWNEFGTAILDLPSIHHVGLTLGSHDGESASLIELTGLY; from the coding sequence ATGAAACTCCTTCCTGACGCCCTCACTCGTCACGTCCAAATCCTCGCCGCACTCACACTCGCTCACAGCGCCCAAGCCAGCGTATCGCTTAACTGGAAAGACAATTCCAGCAACGAAGACGGATTCGCTATCGAACGCTCCATCGACGGAATTCACTTCCAGGAAATCGGTCGCGTTCCAGCCGACGTCGACAAATTCACCGATCCGAACGCGACCGAGGGAAAAACCTTCCACTACCGCGTACGCGCCTTCAACGCCTTCGGATTCTCCGGCTACACCGACACCATCAGCGCCACCGTCGCTGCCTTGGTCGAAAGCGCCAGCGAAACGATCGACCGCACCCTGCAAACCGTTTCGGAGGAAAGCGAGAAGCTCCTCTTCAACGGTCAGTTGCTTTCCGCGAGCAGCCTGCCCACTACCACCGTCGGCTCCTCGACAATCCAAGACGCATACCAATACTACGACAGCCTTGGGCTCCATGCCCTGATCTCCCTAGGCAGCGGTTTGGGCCCCCGCTCGGACTCCTTCAAATTTACCTACCTTCCCATCGAGCAAGACTGCCAAATCGTGGTCCGCGTCCCTTTCCATTCCGGTGGATCTCCGGAGAGCGCCTGCGGCATCATGGTTCGAAGCAGCCTCGCTCCCGACTCCGCCTACGGGGCCGCGCTGCTCACGGCCAACGGCGCCGCTCAGGCTCGTTGGCGCCCAAAAAACAACGACATTTCGCAAACCCGAGAGCTGCTCAGTTCCCATCCCAACACCCGCTACCTGAAAATACGCCGCCGCGGTTCCTATTGCTGGCTGAGCGCTTCCCGGGACGGATACGACTGGTCACCAAGCAGCAAGGTTCCCGTCGCGCTCGGCAGCACCCCTCTGGTCGGCATTTTTCTCGCATCTTCCGGAAACACCAACTCCATCGCGGTGCTCGAAATCCTAGAAAGCACCGAACCCCTCTTGGCTCCTTCACTCTCCTACTACCGCGCATCTGGCAGCCAAGCCGCCATCGGAGTCGAAAGTTCCCAGGTCTCCTCCACCCTCGACCAAGCGACCGGCCTCTACAAGCTGACCGCCCAAGGACGCGGCTTCGAGCAATACCACGACCAACTCAATTTCTACCAGTGGACCGGCGTCGGATCGTGCCGCATTGTCGCCAAGATCCACGCCTTCGTGGGCGATGGAACCTCCGCCCGCACCGGGCTCTCCCTGCGAGCCTCCCTCGAACCCGACTCTCCAATCGCCGCCGTCACCCTCAACGGCTACGGCAAGATCGAGACCCTGACCCGCTCTGGGGACGGGGCCAAGATCACCACCCTCAGCGGACCGGAACTCCCCGCCGGTTGCTACCTCGCCCTCGAACGGCAAGGCAACACCGTCTCCTACCAATGGTCCCCCAACGGGGTCGACTGGAACGAATTCGGAACCGCAATCCTTGATCTCCCTTCAATCCATCACGTCGGCCTCACCCTCGGCTCTCATGATGGCGAATCCGCCTCGCTGATTGAGCTCACCGGCCTCTACTGA
- a CDS encoding alpha/beta hydrolase yields MPYPKIRFTVAVVAAIFAQLCHASTLELPPPPPPADIPTPGPQTDAPYQPTPIVPGGIVIPLYPPDSPHLDPSRIHEAETYGSYSPPHLGYIVNIHNPSIEFHAANGALNTGATVILAAGGGHNNLNIVGEGSLLVPFFTQNGINAVLLRNRLRSDGYKPTTHGVHDAQQAIKLVRAHAKHWNLDTNKIGILGFSAGAELAARAGLQYEAFDAAENKPDNPLASISSRPDFIGSVYPGPSPFAFGKSADIPRDAPPVFFASPGWGDWIHAIWATEHFTALLEDGVPNCELHIYARGVHPGDRSQASQAPATAGLSSRDGVAFGKWQDRYLHWLDDLGFLQKPGAETQAARDTAANLDRPDRISKYREIKR; encoded by the coding sequence ATGCCCTACCCCAAGATCCGCTTTACGGTTGCCGTCGTCGCGGCAATTTTCGCCCAGCTCTGCCATGCCAGTACGCTAGAGCTGCCACCCCCGCCCCCTCCCGCCGACATCCCCACGCCAGGCCCCCAAACCGACGCGCCCTACCAGCCTACGCCCATTGTGCCCGGCGGCATTGTCATCCCACTCTACCCGCCCGACTCTCCGCACCTCGACCCAAGCCGTATCCACGAAGCCGAGACATACGGCAGCTACAGCCCTCCCCACCTCGGCTACATCGTAAACATCCACAACCCCTCCATCGAATTCCACGCCGCCAACGGAGCACTCAACACCGGAGCCACCGTCATCCTCGCCGCCGGAGGGGGACACAATAATCTCAACATCGTGGGCGAAGGCTCCCTACTCGTACCCTTCTTTACCCAAAACGGCATCAACGCCGTGCTCTTGCGCAACCGCCTCCGCTCCGACGGCTATAAACCTACAACCCACGGCGTGCACGACGCCCAGCAGGCCATCAAGCTCGTCCGCGCCCACGCCAAGCATTGGAATTTGGATACAAACAAGATCGGCATTCTCGGCTTCTCCGCCGGTGCCGAACTCGCCGCCCGGGCCGGCCTGCAATACGAAGCCTTCGACGCGGCGGAAAACAAGCCCGACAATCCACTCGCCTCTATATCCTCCCGACCGGACTTCATAGGTAGCGTCTACCCCGGTCCCTCGCCCTTCGCTTTCGGCAAGTCCGCGGACATTCCCCGCGACGCTCCCCCTGTATTTTTCGCCTCGCCCGGCTGGGGCGATTGGATTCACGCCATCTGGGCCACCGAGCACTTCACCGCCCTGCTCGAAGACGGCGTACCCAATTGCGAACTACACATCTACGCCCGCGGTGTGCACCCCGGCGACCGCTCCCAAGCCAGCCAAGCCCCCGCCACCGCCGGCCTCAGCAGCCGCGACGGAGTCGCCTTCGGCAAATGGCAAGACCGCTACCTGCACTGGCTCGACGACCTCGGCTTCCTACAAAAACCAGGCGCTGAAACCCAAGCCGCCCGCGACACCGCCGCCAACCTCGACCGCCCCGACCGCATCTCGAAGTACCGCGAGATTAAACGTTAA